ATTCCCCAGGGGACGGTCGAGCAGTTCTGGTTCTCCGTGGCGCTGATCGCGGGCTCGTTCGTCGCGGCGGCGGTGTTCACCTGGATCTACGGCGTCGTGGCCAACTTCTTCGCACACGGCGTGATGCACGAGGTACGCTCCGACAGCTTCGAGAAGATGCTGCGGCTGGACGCGGCCTTCTTCGACGACAAGCAGACCGGCGAGGTCATGTCGATCCTGTCGAATGACGCCCAGAACCTGGAACTGTTCCTCGACGACGCGCTGATGAACGGGACGCGGCTGGTGGCGATGGTGCTGGGCATCACCGCGATTCTCTTCGTCCTCAACCCGCAACTGGCCGTCGTCACGCTCGCGGCGGTGCCGGTCATGATCGCGTTCACGTGGTGGTTCATGCGGGCCATCGAGCCCCGCTACGAGGACCGCCAGAGCGCCGTCGCGGAGTTCAACACGCGCATCGAGAACGGCATCAGCGGCGTCGACCTGGCGAAGACCACCGCCAGCGAGGGCTACGAGGCCAGCCAGGTCCGCGACGCCTCTCGCGGCGTCTTCGAGAGCATCATGGCGGTCCTGAGGCTCGCGTACTTCTACCGCCCCGGGATGGAGCTGCTCGCGGGGCTCTCGTTCGCTGCCACTTTCCTCGTCGGGGGCTACTGGATCCTCTTCGGGGACCTGAGGGTCGGCGTCTTCGTCACGTTCGTCTTCATGACCCAGCGGTTCGTCGCGCCGCTGGCCGAGGTCTCCAGCATCGTCGACCAGACCCAGAACGCGATGGTCTCGGCCTCGCGCGTGTTCGGATTGATGGACATCCCCGTCCGCATCGAAGACGACGAGGACGCCGTCGTCCTCGACGACCCCGCGGGCAGCGTCGAGTACGAGGACGTCTGCTTCGACTACCCGGACCTGCTCGCGGAGATGGCGGCCGAGGCGGAGGCAGAGAGCGACGCCGGCGCCAGCCCGACGGCGGCACAGGCCGACGGCGGGACCGTGGCCGGCGCGGACGGCGGCGACCCATTCGGCACGGCGGACGACGAGGACGGCTACGTCGTCGAGGACGTCTCCGTCACCGCCGATCCCGGCGACACCGTCGCCTTCGTCGGCTCGACGGGCGCCGGCAAGTCGACGCTGTGTCGGCTCCTGCTGCGCCTCTACGACGTCGACGAGGGAGCGGTGAAGGTCGACGGCACCGACGTCCGCGATATCGAACTCGCCAGCCTGCGGGAACACGTCGGCTACGTCTCCCAGGAGGCGTTCCTGTTCGACGGCACCATCGCCGACAACATCCGCTACGGCCGCTTCGACGAGTCCGACGAGGCCGTCGTCGAGGCCGCGAGGGCGGCGGAGGCCCACGAGTTCATCACCGGACTCCCCGACGGATACGAGACCCGCGTCGGCGAGCGCGGCGTGAAGCTCTCTGGCGGCCAGCGCCAGCGCATCGCCATCGCTCGCGTCGTCCTCCAGGACCCGGAGATCCTCGTGCTGGACGAGGCCACAAGCGACGTCGACACCGACACCGAGCAGCGCATCCAGTCGTCGCTGGACGCGCTGACCGAGGACCGCACCACCTTCGTCGTCGCCCACCGCCTCTCGACCGTCGTCGGCGCCGACCGGATCGTCGTCCTCGAGGACGGCCGCGTCGTCGAGCGCGGCACGCACGACGAACTCCGCGAGCGGGACGGCCGCTACGCGGAACTCTGGAACGCGCAGACCGGCAGCGTCTGACGGCCGGCCCCGAGGCGTGGCCGCTCCGCTGCGACGACTCTCGGCGCTGGTGTGTCAGACGGCGCCGGCGAGACTACACGGCTCCCGTAGCCAGCGCTCGACAGTCGGAAAGAGAACAGTGGTACGAGCGGGCTCTCCGGTCAGTACGACCTGCGCCCGGCACGCTACGAAACTAGAGAATCAGTCGATGTGACCTTCGTCGCGCAGCTGGTCCGCGTCCTGGCTGGTGTAGCGCCACTCGATGTTGCCCTTCTCGTCCTGCCAGTCCCACGGCTCGATGACGACGACGTCGTCGACCTCGATCCACGTCCGGAACTTCATGCGGCCGGGGATCCGGCCCATGCGCTCCTTGCCGTCCTCGCACTGCACTCGAACGTGATTGCCGCCGTTGTGTTCCGTCACAACGCCGAACATCTCGTCACTGTTGGGCATTCGGAGGTTCCGACGCCCGGAATTTTCGCTCACAACATAAAGAGGAGCTACACACGTATAACGCTTCGGCGAGTCGTGGTATCGTTCACCACGACTTTCGGGAGACGATTCGAGGTTCCTCTCTTTGGTCAGAACCGCTCTCCCTCGCGTGTCGGTCGCCTCGCTCGCTCCCGCTCGGCCCTTCCGAGGTCGGCCGCTCCGCTTACGACCTCCCTACTCCTCGAACTCCACCTCGCCTTCGACTTCGACGGTGAGGCCTTCGGTCTCCAGTTCGGCCTCGAACTCTGACTCGTCCTCGACCTCCACCTCGAGCTCGCTGGTGTCGACCGCCACCTCGACCTCTATCTCGACGTTAACGTTCTCGGGGTCGATCGACTGCTCGCTCTCGTCGTGCTGGTGGTTGCTCTCTTCCTCGGGCTGGTCGCTCTCGTCGTGCTGATCGGAGTCGTCCATCGCGTTCGAAAGGTGCTTTAGGCAGTCCTAATATCTATCGCCGTATGGGAGATCCGCCGCGAGTGACCGTCAGTTCCGAGGGCGGTGAAGAGTCCGTCCGGGTCCACGACGACAGCGGGACCGTCGAGACGGACGACGCCGCGTTCAGCTTCAGCGTCGACGGGCTGTCGAGCGCGGACGGGAGTGACGACGAGAGCGCGGGTGCGGGCGACGGCACGGACGGCGACGCCGATCCCCGCCGCATCTGCGCCGCCGACGCGGTCCCCGCGGACGGGACGCTGCGCTGCGAGGCGCGATCAGGGCGGCGCGGCGTCGAGTTCATTCTCCATCGGCGGGGCGACGCCGTCGTCGCGTGGCGCAACTCCTGCCCGCACGAGCCCGAGGTCCCACTGGACACGGGCGGCGGCGCGATCGTCCGGCGGGACTCGATCGTCTGCCACAAGCACGGCGCGCAGTTCGAGCGCGACGACGGCGTCTGCACGCACGGGCCCTGCGCGGGCGACGCGCTCGACTCGATCCGCGTCGCCGTCGAGGACGATGCCGTCGTGCTGACCGACGAGCGCTTCGAGTCCGCGCGTCGGCTGGACTGACCGCCGCGGTGGAGACCGGTGCCGCCGCAGCGATCGTCGCGCGTCGAGACGGCGGCTCCTCCAGTCCGCTCGACCCCGCGACCGCGATTTTGCGGCCGGGATAGCCGCGACAGCGCGTCGCGGCCGTCGACGGCTTTCGTGTCGACTTTCCTAACAGAGGCACCAGTTCGGGAACTCGAATTACGATTGTCGGAAGTAGAGTTTTAGGTTGCCAGAGGAGTTATTTAAATATTGTAGTGATATAAGATAATCGGGTTCCCCCCCCCCCCTCGAACTGCAATGAGTACCCAAGAGACCGTCCGCCGGGAAGCCGGGACCGTCGAAGAGAACCCCGTCCGACTGGATCAGGATAAGGCCGAGCAGATCGCCGAGGCCCTGAACACCGGCCTGGCCGACGCGTACGTCCTCTACCACCAGCTCTACAAGCACCACTGGAACGTCGAGGGCGCCGAGCACCTCCCGATCCACGAGTTCCTGCAGGAGGCCTACGAGGACGTCGAGGCGGCCGCCGACGAGGTCGCCGAGCGCGCCCAGGCCCTGGGCGGCGTCCCCCACGCCAGCATGCCGGCGCTGTCAGACGCCGCGACTGTCGAGCCCGAGGACGAGGACGTCTACGACATCCGGACGTCCTTCGAGAACGACCTGGAAATCTACGGCGACGTCATCGACCACTACCTCGAGGACGACACCCTCGTCCTCGAGTCCGCACTGAAGTAGATCGCTTCCGTGCTGCAGTTTCTTAGACCGACGGAGCGACCTGACCGGACGGCTGCTCGGTGAGGGCGGTTCCCTGTTGGCTATGCGATCGGGACCGTCGTCCAGAAGCGTCCGTTCCAACCGGCGGGCGACGACCGGGTCGATTTCTCCGGCGAGTGAGTACCAGGCTGATTTCTCCGGCGGGCGACGCAACCGTCGGCGATCACCGACTGCGGCTCAGGGCCGCGGGTCGACGGTGTAGTCCGTCGCGGTCCAGCCCTCCGTGTTTCCGTCCTCGAGGAACACCCACTTCCCGGGACAGGTTTCACACCCTGCGCCTCGCCCCGAATCAGTCCGTCGTCGGGACGGCAGTCGCCACCTCGATGGCGACGCTGTATCTGTCAGCGACCGACACCCCGCACGTCTCCCGCTGTACTCCGGTCTGTTCGCCCCCGGAATTAACGCCTGTAAATGTCGGGCGGTCAGAAGTCACCGACGTTGCGGTTGCGACGCATGAGGTAGAGGAAGTACGGACCGCCGAGTAGGCCGGTAACGATCCCGACCGGTAGCTGGAGGGGTGACAGCGCGAGCCGGGCACCGACGTCCGCCGCAGTCACAAGGGCCGGTCCGGCGAACACACACCCGACCATGAGCCGCCGGTAATCGCTGCCGACGAGGTTTCGCACCAGGTGCGGGACGACGAGACCGACGAACGCGACGAGACCGGCGACGGCGACCGCGATCGACGCAGCGGCGATCGCGACCACCGACAGTCCGAAGCGGGTACGTTCGACGTTCATACCGAGCGAACTGGCCGTTTGTTCACCGAGCAGGAGCACGTTGAGCTGCCGCGATCCCGCCAGCGCCAGCGTCACCGCTATCGCCGTCCACGGAAGCGCCAGTCGCACCTGCGCCCAGTCCTTCCCGGTGAGCGAGCCGGTCAGCCACGAGAGCGCCGTCTGAACGACGCCGGTGTTGCCGGCGAAAAAGAACAGGCCGGTCTGCAGGGAATTGCCGATCATCGCTACGATGACGCCGGCGAGAATGAGCCGGACCGGGCTGGTGCCGCCCTGCCAGGCGATCGCGTACACGAGCAGGAACGCCGTCGCACCGCCCAGCGCGGCGACGAACGGCAAGTAGTTCGACAGGGCCGGCACCAGAATGAGTACGACCAGCACGGCGAGGCCGGCGCCGGCGCTCACGCCGAGCACGTACGGGCTGGCGAGTTCGTTCCGGGTGACCGCCTGGAAGATGGCGCCCGACACCGCGAGGTTCGCGCCCACGAACACGCCCACGATGATCCGCGGAATGCGGATGTTCCAGACGATGAGCGTCGCCGTCTCGACGTCCGGAAACTCGCCGCCGAGGAGCAGGCCAGCGAGGACGTTCGGATCGCCGATGACAGCCGGATCGAACACGGCGGCGAACGCCTCACCGATCGACAGCTCGTAGGAGCCGTATCGGATCTGGACGAACGCACTGACAGCGAAGATGACGAGGCTACCGACGACGACCGACGCGAGCTGTCGATCGAGGAGAGCACGCCAGCCGCTGATGACGAACCGGTCGCTGGAGTCCGCGTCGTCGGCTTTGGGCTCGGAATAGGAGTCGCTACTCATTCAATTAGGAGTGGGCGCGGTCAGACATCGCCGGCCACGATGTCAGCGATCCGCTGTCGGTCGAACAGTTGCTCGTCGCCAGACACTTCTCCGAAGGTGTCCGGGAAGAGCTGCTGGGCGGCCCGCTCGGTGAGGAAGAAGTTCTGGATCGGACCCTGGTGGAGGAACCCGCCGCGATAGACCCGGCCGTTCTGGACGGCCGTCAGCTCGCCGGCGACCTCGTGGTCCTGCATGTACGCGAGCACGGTGTCCCGGAACTCCTCGGGGGACTTGCGCTCGTGTCCGCGGACCATGATGACGTCGGGGTCGATGTCGAGCATCGTCTCGTAGTCGATCTTCCCCCGATCGGACGTGCTCAGTCCCTCGATGCCGGTCCCGGCGAGCGCGTCGCTGACCCCCAAGTCGTGCCACTGCTTCTTGCTCGTGCCCTGATCGTTGAGGCGATAGGGCGAGAACTGGTCCGGCTGATCTGCAGCGGCGTACACCAGCAGCACGTTCGGTCGCGAGTCCGCGGGCGGGAGCTGGCTCTGAACCTCCGCGATGAACTCGTCGTGGTACTCCTTGAACGCGGCGTAGCGCTCTTCCTCCTGGAAGACCTGCGCGACCTTCTCGAAGGCCTGGTAGAGGGTGTAGTAGCGGTAGTCGTGCCACTTGTCCTCGCGGCGGAAGATGAGGTTGCCGAAGAACGGCGCGACGTTCTCGGTGATCTCGTCGACGTCGGACTGCGACCAGCCGAACCAGTTGATCAACATGTTCGGGTCCATGAGGTGGACGTCGTTGTCCAGCTGGTAGAACGGCTCCTTGGGGATGGTGTCTCCGAGCAGCTCGTTCTCGGTCAGCACCGACCGATCGACGCTGACGCCGTCGATCTCGTCGTAGACGTACGTGTAGTAGCGGTCGGCGTAGCCGATGCCGGTGATGCCGTCGGACTGGCCGAGCGCGACCGCCATGTCGGCGTAGGCGCCGTCGTAGGCGATCCACTTCTCGGGGACCGACTCGAAGGTGACCTCCCCGACCGGCGCCATGGACACCGAATCGGACGTGTCGGTCTCCGTCGCCGTCTCGGTTTCAGTGTCGGTCGGCGTCCCCTCGTCGGTGTCCTGCGGCGTCGAATCGCCTTCACCGCCGCCGGTACCGTCGCCGGACAACTCGGCACAACCGGCGAGAAGGGAACTTGCGATACCTGCACCAGCGGTCAGTACACGTCTTCGGCTCGGGTCCATGCCGATTAGGCCCGCCTAAACTTTGTTAAAGACACCGGTTTTAGGAGAGCCAAAACGATTCTTGATGTAGAAAAGGCGGGGTTGAGAGAGCGGAACCCGTCGAGATCTCGACTGAGAAGACGAGGTCCGGAGCCGAGAGGGTGCGACCACCTGCCACCGACCGAGACTGCGATTGGTTTCCTTCGATACGCCGAGAGCGTGACTCGGCTCACGTCCCGTCGTCGAAAGGGAAACGACTTAATGTTAGGTATACCTAAAATAACGCCGAGAGTTACCCGAGCGAAGATCATGGTAGAACACACCGCAGACGCGTCGACGGCAGAACCGCAACCGGCCGCCAGAGAGGTGCCGTCCGAGGAGGTGCGGAGCGCTCTCCACGCCGACGCCATCGAAGTCGGGTATCCGACCACTGACGAACCGGTTGTGGATGTCGGCCGGGTCGACCTGCCCGAGGGGGAGATCACCGCGCTCGTCGGGCCGAACGGCAGCGGCAAGAGCACGCTGCTGCGGACGCTGTCCGGGCAACTCGCTCCCGACTCGGGCGCCGTTGTTCTGGACGGTAGCGACGTGCAGTCGTACGGTAGCAAGGAGCTCGCCCGGAAGCTCGGCCTGCTCTCCCAGGAGAACGAGTCCCCCGGGAGCATCACCGTGGAAGAGCTCATCTATCACGGCCGGTATCCCCACCGCGGCGTCTTCGAGGGGCGAACGGAGGCCGACCACGCGGCCGTGGACCGGGCAATCGGTCTCGCCGGCATCGATCACCTCCGAGAGACCGCGGTCGGCAACCTCAGCGGCGGGCAGAAGCAACTGGTCTGGATCGCGATGGTCCTCGCACAGGACACCGACGTGCTCCTGCTCGACGAGCCGACCACGTTCCTCGATCTCCGCCATCAGCTCCGCGTCATGGACGTGATCCAGACGCTCAACGAACAGCGCGACGTCACCGTCGGCGTGGTCCTCCACGACATCTCGCAGGCCGCCCGCTTCGCCGACTACGTGATTGCGCTCAAGGACGGCGACGTGTACGACTGGGGCCCACCGACGGACGTCTTGACCGAGCGGCTCCTCGCGGACGTCTTCTCCGTCGAGGCCGCCGTGTCCTACGACCCCGAAATCCGCATCACGCCGAAACGCGCCCTGGACTGACGGTCCGTCGTTCGGTCGCGGAACCGGGCTTCCTCTCGGGGCTGGCGGCGTTCGTCCCCTCGCGACCGCGCCCCGTCCGACTCGACGGGGATTTACCTGCGGCGCGCGCCCCTCCGTACGATGGTAGACACGTGTGACGCTGAGGCGACCGACGAGGCGAACGAGTACGACGTCGTCGTCGTCGGCGGCGGCGTCGCGGGGCTGACCGCGGGCGCGTTCACCGCGCGCGCCGACCTGACGACGCTGGTGATCGACGCCAGCGGTTCCATCCTCCGGCGCAACGCCCACCTGGAGAACTTCCCCGGCTTCCCCGCCGGTGTCAACGCCCGCCAGTTGCTCGACCTGCTCGCCGAGCAGGCCGAGACCGCCGGCTGCGAGCGCTGCGAGGCCGCGGTGACGACCGTCGAGACGGGAGACGACGGCTTCGCGGTCGAGACGGAGGGCGGCGACCGCTACGCGGCCGACTACGTCATCGCCGCGACGAAGAACGAGACGGGCTACCTCGACGACGTCGACGGCGTCGGCCTGATCGACCGCGGGAAGACCTTCGTCGACGTCGACGAGCGGGGCCGAACGGGCGTCGACGGCCTCTACGCGGCCGGGCGTATGGCCGAGAAGCCCCATCAGGCCGCCGTCGCCGCCGGTCACGGAGCGGAGGTCGCGGTGACGCTGCTGGAAGACACCGACGAACCGTTCTACCACGACTGGGTCGCCCCGGACGGCTACTTCACCGACCGCGGGCGCGACCTCCCGCCGGGCTGCGAGGAGATCGACGCCGAGGAGCGCCAGCGCCGCGAGGCGGACTCGCTGGAGACGATGCGCGAGCGGTTCGGCGAGCCCCACCCGGACGAGCAGGAGACCCACCCCAGTCTGGAGGAGTAGCGCCGCCGTCGGTCGGCGCGGTCGCCCGCGTCGGCCGCCGCTATTCGGCGAGCGCGGCCGGCTCGACCGGCGTCGCGTCCGCCCACGCCTCGCGGAAGCGGGCCTCGAACTCGGCGGCGGCGTCTCCGTCCCGGACGACCACGCCGCCGACGCGCTCGCCGGCGCTGAACGGCGCGGGCACGTCGACGTACACCTCGCGGTCGTCGAGCACCTCATAGGTCAGGTGGATCGGGGCCGCCGTGCGGACCGCGAAGTCCGCGGTGCTCTCCAGGGCCGCCGCCAGCCGATCGGTCGGCCCCCGCTCGACGAGGGCCGGCGTCGTCAGTAGCTTCACCTCGAGATTCGCGCCGACGCGCTCCAGGTAGGCGTCGACCTCGGCCTCGTAGTCGGCCGCGGCCGCCGCGTCGTAGGGCGCGGCGACGACGGACAGGATCGACTCCGCCGCCCGTTCCAACTGCTCGCCCATGGCCCGCGCGGCCGCCTCGTCGCCGAGGTCCATCGACCAGTACTGGCTCTCCGTCGGCACCAGCGGCGCCAGTTCCTCGCCGACGGAGGCGGCGACGTCCTCGTAGCGGTCCAGCCTGTCCCGCAGTTCCCTGCGGCGCTCCGTCAGCAGTCGGTTGGTCGCGGCGTCGGGGTCGGCCGCGACGTAGCGGGTGGGATCGCCGTCGCGAACGGTGACGAGGTCCCGGCCCGACAGCCCGTTCAGGACGTCGTAGATCCGGCCCATCGGGACGTCGCCGGCCTCGGCCACCTCGCGCGCCGTCGCCGGACCGAGCGACAGCAGCGTCCGGTAGGCGCGCGCCTCGTAGCTCGAGAGCCCCAGATCCGTCAGATCGCTCATCGGTCGGTGCAGCGTCCGGCACGGACAAAAGCGCTCTCGTCGAGAAACTGATCCCAAGGTGGGGCGCGTTTGGAACCGGTTTTGCCGCGCCCGCGGCAGCCGTCCCCCATGCGACCGTACCTGCTGCTGGCGCTGGCGATCGCGTCGGAACTGACGGGCACCACCGCGCTGAAGTACGCCGACGGCTTCTCGAACCCGCTGCCGAGCGTCGTGGTGGTCGTGACCTACCTGACCGCGTTCTACCTGCTGAGCGCGACCCTCCAGGAGCTCCCGGTCGGACTCGTGTACGCCACCTGGGCGGCCGCGGGCATCGTCGGCGCCGCGGCGATCGGCGTGGTGGCGTTCGACGAGTCCGTCGACGCGGCCGGACTGGTCGGTATTGCCCTGATCGTCGCCGGCGTCGCCGTGCTGAACCTCTTCTCGGAGACGTACGCGCCGGCGCACTGACGGGCGATCCGTCGACTGGTGACCGGCGACGCACGCCGGACCCCCTCAGTACTCCGGCGGCACGTAGAGGTTCAGCGTCTCTAGGGGCTCGTCGCCGGCGACGATCTCGTGGGCCTCGCCGGCCTCGATCCGGAGGAGGTCGCCGGACGCGAGGTCGACCGCCTCGCCGTCGACGGTCGCCGTCCCGGTTCCCGAGGCGACGAACAGCCACTGGTCGCTCTCGCGGTGGCGGTTGTCCGGTCCCCCTGTGGACTGCCCCGCCGAGAGCGTCATCGCGGCCGCCTGCGCGTCGTCGCTCGTCAGGAGGACGTCGAACCACCGGTCCGCGTCGTCGAGGCTGGCGCGCTCCATACCGGCCGTTACGTCGCCCGGGACAAATCGCTTGGCCGTTCCGATCAGTCCTCTGCTTCCGTCTCCGGTTCCCGACACCGCTTGGCCCGTCGACGCCACCGCTGCTGCAGACGCCGCTCGCTAACGTGGACCTGTCCGTCAGCCAGGTCGTCGCGGACCGCCCGCTCCGCCTCGGACACGTCTGCGAGGAACCCCTGGCGGACGTCGTCGACCACCTCGTAGGTCCACATGTCGTCGACGAACCCCTGCGGGATGACCTCGTCGCGCAGGACCGCGGCGTGGGCCTCGTGGCCCGACTCCGCGAGGAGTTCGCGGGCCCGCTCGAAGTGATCCACCGCGTGGCCGACGCTGTGGTGACAGGCCAGCAGGTACCCGTAGCCCCGGTTGGCGTGCTCGACGCCCAGCCGGAGCCGGTGGAGGGCCTCGCGTTCCGCGTCCGACAGCTCGGGCAGGTCGACGCTTCGAGACATGTGTTACCGTAGGTCCCGGAAGCTCGAAACCGTTCCGCTCGCGACTGTCCCCAGCAGAAACACGAACGCGAGTGGGTGGCGACCGGAAAGCGACGGATCCGAACCGCGCGGGCCGTGAGACGCGCTCCGTCCGCTCCGGCACGTATCGACGCCCGTACGATCCGGGGCCGCTACGAGATCCTATCCGGCCCCGCTACCGATGCTATAGTAGAAGTTGAAACTGTTCACACATCGGGGCCCCGGGTTCCCCGCGAGTGTGTCAGCGCGTTCGATTTCTACGGCAGTCTGGCCGGGGTCGCCTGGAGCGAACCGCAATTGGTTCACCCTCTCCGTCCGAAAGCACAGTATGAGCAGACGGCACGGACGACCGGGGTGGTTCCCGTGACTCGCCGTCGCATCGACGCAGTCGTCGCGATCATCGTCACGGCCGTGCTACTGGGCGGCGGAGCGCTCAGCTGGCAGGCCTATCAGCGCCAGCGCGCTCTGGACCAGGCCGGAGGCTCTATGATGGGCGGATCGATGGGAACGATGCACGGGCCGAACCCCCTCTGGTTTGCCTTCGGGACGCTTCTCGTCGTGGCCGTCGTCGCCGGGGGGTATCTGCTCGTTCGCGACGAGGTTTCGGCTGCGGACGGGAGCGCCCAGTCGATGCCTGACGGGGCCAGTACGGAACCCGCCGGTGCGACCGAGTCGCCGGAGGGGGCGTCGCGACCGGACGAGTCGATCGATCCCGAGGCGCAACCGCGGGACCGCGTGCTCGATCTGCTCCCGGACGACGAACGCCGCGTCCTCGAACCGGTCTGTACCTCCCCCGGGATCACGCAGATCGAACTGCGGGACCGATCCGGGTTCTCGAAGAGCAAAGTGAGCCAGACCGTGAGCGGTCTCGAAGAGCGCGGGCTGTTGTACCGGGAGCGACAGGGGCGGACCTACCGGATCTATCCGAGCGACGACCTCCAGCGCCGGACAGCAGAGCAGTAGCGAACCACCCCGTCTCTCGCAGCCGTCCGAATTCGGCGGGCACGAACGATCTCAGTTCTC
This genomic interval from Halomicrobium urmianum contains the following:
- a CDS encoding ABC transporter ATP-binding protein: MVEHTADASTAEPQPAAREVPSEEVRSALHADAIEVGYPTTDEPVVDVGRVDLPEGEITALVGPNGSGKSTLLRTLSGQLAPDSGAVVLDGSDVQSYGSKELARKLGLLSQENESPGSITVEELIYHGRYPHRGVFEGRTEADHAAVDRAIGLAGIDHLRETAVGNLSGGQKQLVWIAMVLAQDTDVLLLDEPTTFLDLRHQLRVMDVIQTLNEQRDVTVGVVLHDISQAARFADYVIALKDGDVYDWGPPTDVLTERLLADVFSVEAAVSYDPEIRITPKRALD
- the dpsA gene encoding DNA starvation/stationary phase protection protein DpsA, with protein sequence MSTQETVRREAGTVEENPVRLDQDKAEQIAEALNTGLADAYVLYHQLYKHHWNVEGAEHLPIHEFLQEAYEDVEAAADEVAERAQALGGVPHASMPALSDAATVEPEDEDVYDIRTSFENDLEIYGDVIDHYLEDDTLVLESALK
- a CDS encoding ABC transporter ATP-binding protein translates to MSTDEETPFDRYRQQVDRPLSRLFREYGLERKPWLVVGLVANLLAQMASLLPPVVLGSAVDALFRGDAQYTLPLVPQSWIPQGTVEQFWFSVALIAGSFVAAAVFTWIYGVVANFFAHGVMHEVRSDSFEKMLRLDAAFFDDKQTGEVMSILSNDAQNLELFLDDALMNGTRLVAMVLGITAILFVLNPQLAVVTLAAVPVMIAFTWWFMRAIEPRYEDRQSAVAEFNTRIENGISGVDLAKTTASEGYEASQVRDASRGVFESIMAVLRLAYFYRPGMELLAGLSFAATFLVGGYWILFGDLRVGVFVTFVFMTQRFVAPLAEVSSIVDQTQNAMVSASRVFGLMDIPVRIEDDEDAVVLDDPAGSVEYEDVCFDYPDLLAEMAAEAEAESDAGASPTAAQADGGTVAGADGGDPFGTADDEDGYVVEDVSVTADPGDTVAFVGSTGAGKSTLCRLLLRLYDVDEGAVKVDGTDVRDIELASLREHVGYVSQEAFLFDGTIADNIRYGRFDESDEAVVEAARAAEAHEFITGLPDGYETRVGERGVKLSGGQRQRIAIARVVLQDPEILVLDEATSDVDTDTEQRIQSSLDALTEDRTTFVVAHRLSTVVGADRIVVLEDGRVVERGTHDELRERDGRYAELWNAQTGSV
- a CDS encoding FAD-dependent oxidoreductase — translated: MVDTCDAEATDEANEYDVVVVGGGVAGLTAGAFTARADLTTLVIDASGSILRRNAHLENFPGFPAGVNARQLLDLLAEQAETAGCERCEAAVTTVETGDDGFAVETEGGDRYAADYVIAATKNETGYLDDVDGVGLIDRGKTFVDVDERGRTGVDGLYAAGRMAEKPHQAAVAAGHGAEVAVTLLEDTDEPFYHDWVAPDGYFTDRGRDLPPGCEEIDAEERQRREADSLETMRERFGEPHPDEQETHPSLEE
- a CDS encoding TrmB family transcriptional regulator; amino-acid sequence: MSDLTDLGLSSYEARAYRTLLSLGPATAREVAEAGDVPMGRIYDVLNGLSGRDLVTVRDGDPTRYVAADPDAATNRLLTERRRELRDRLDRYEDVAASVGEELAPLVPTESQYWSMDLGDEAAARAMGEQLERAAESILSVVAAPYDAAAAADYEAEVDAYLERVGANLEVKLLTTPALVERGPTDRLAAALESTADFAVRTAAPIHLTYEVLDDREVYVDVPAPFSAGERVGGVVVRDGDAAAEFEARFREAWADATPVEPAALAE
- a CDS encoding translation initiation factor eIF-1A gives rise to the protein MSENSGRRNLRMPNSDEMFGVVTEHNGGNHVRVQCEDGKERMGRIPGRMKFRTWIEVDDVVVIEPWDWQDEKGNIEWRYTSQDADQLRDEGHID
- a CDS encoding FecCD family ABC transporter permease; this translates as MSSDSYSEPKADDADSSDRFVISGWRALLDRQLASVVVGSLVIFAVSAFVQIRYGSYELSIGEAFAAVFDPAVIGDPNVLAGLLLGGEFPDVETATLIVWNIRIPRIIVGVFVGANLAVSGAIFQAVTRNELASPYVLGVSAGAGLAVLVVLILVPALSNYLPFVAALGGATAFLLVYAIAWQGGTSPVRLILAGVIVAMIGNSLQTGLFFFAGNTGVVQTALSWLTGSLTGKDWAQVRLALPWTAIAVTLALAGSRQLNVLLLGEQTASSLGMNVERTRFGLSVVAIAAASIAVAVAGLVAFVGLVVPHLVRNLVGSDYRRLMVGCVFAGPALVTAADVGARLALSPLQLPVGIVTGLLGGPYFLYLMRRNRNVGDF
- a CDS encoding cupin domain-containing protein yields the protein MERASLDDADRWFDVLLTSDDAQAAAMTLSAGQSTGGPDNRHRESDQWLFVASGTGTATVDGEAVDLASGDLLRIEAGEAHEIVAGDEPLETLNLYVPPEY
- a CDS encoding DMT family transporter gives rise to the protein MRPYLLLALAIASELTGTTALKYADGFSNPLPSVVVVVTYLTAFYLLSATLQELPVGLVYATWAAAGIVGAAAIGVVAFDESVDAAGLVGIALIVAGVAVLNLFSETYAPAH
- a CDS encoding helix-turn-helix transcriptional regulator, with protein sequence MTRRRIDAVVAIIVTAVLLGGGALSWQAYQRQRALDQAGGSMMGGSMGTMHGPNPLWFAFGTLLVVAVVAGGYLLVRDEVSAADGSAQSMPDGASTEPAGATESPEGASRPDESIDPEAQPRDRVLDLLPDDERRVLEPVCTSPGITQIELRDRSGFSKSKVSQTVSGLEERGLLYRERQGRTYRIYPSDDLQRRTAEQ
- a CDS encoding Rieske (2Fe-2S) protein, which gives rise to MGDPPRVTVSSEGGEESVRVHDDSGTVETDDAAFSFSVDGLSSADGSDDESAGAGDGTDGDADPRRICAADAVPADGTLRCEARSGRRGVEFILHRRGDAVVAWRNSCPHEPEVPLDTGGGAIVRRDSIVCHKHGAQFERDDGVCTHGPCAGDALDSIRVAVEDDAVVLTDERFESARRLD
- a CDS encoding ABC transporter substrate-binding protein; translated protein: MDPSRRRVLTAGAGIASSLLAGCAELSGDGTGGGEGDSTPQDTDEGTPTDTETETATETDTSDSVSMAPVGEVTFESVPEKWIAYDGAYADMAVALGQSDGITGIGYADRYYTYVYDEIDGVSVDRSVLTENELLGDTIPKEPFYQLDNDVHLMDPNMLINWFGWSQSDVDEITENVAPFFGNLIFRREDKWHDYRYYTLYQAFEKVAQVFQEEERYAAFKEYHDEFIAEVQSQLPPADSRPNVLLVYAAADQPDQFSPYRLNDQGTSKKQWHDLGVSDALAGTGIEGLSTSDRGKIDYETMLDIDPDVIMVRGHERKSPEEFRDTVLAYMQDHEVAGELTAVQNGRVYRGGFLHQGPIQNFFLTERAAQQLFPDTFGEVSGDEQLFDRQRIADIVAGDV